The Desulfosporosinus acidiphilus SJ4 genome has a window encoding:
- a CDS encoding sigma-54-dependent transcriptional regulator — translation MKQWQKILILDDEEALRTIIAQRLKRKGYEVLEAGTAQEGLSFLKETLIDAVLLDIKLPDGDGLALLPTFKQFQPDLQVVMLTGNGTIESAIEAMKLGAYDYLTKPCNLSELEITLQKALEKQELLRENKGLRQVVNRQTPELKMIAESTAMLALLEMTRKVAQTDASVLVQGESGVGKELIAKTIHFCSSRFNRPFIPVNSGAIPESLIESELFGHEKGAFTGAAAQKIGLVEMADKGTLFLDEIGEMPLSIQIKLLRFLESGEFRRVGDTRLRRVDVRIVAATNRDLRLEISQGRFREDLFYRLNGLTLIVPPLRERRDDILPLSRYFLESHCAKSQDPAYTLLPETEEKLLNYSFPGNVRELCHLIERGRILAIDGKITSKDIWGESEHIPKPSPVIHSEAEFSDLFRSNHYPTLEEVEKHYIAATLKKAKGNKTQTAGLLGISVRNLYRKLQSYEVDPSRVGSMNE, via the coding sequence ATGAAACAATGGCAAAAGATTCTAATCTTAGACGATGAGGAAGCGTTGCGAACCATAATAGCCCAGCGTTTAAAGCGTAAAGGCTACGAGGTTCTGGAAGCCGGCACCGCTCAAGAAGGTTTATCTTTTCTCAAAGAAACCCTGATTGACGCAGTCCTCTTGGACATCAAGCTGCCGGATGGGGATGGACTTGCCCTTTTACCAACCTTTAAACAATTCCAGCCCGATCTCCAGGTCGTGATGTTAACCGGGAACGGTACCATCGAATCAGCCATTGAGGCAATGAAGCTGGGAGCGTATGATTACCTGACCAAACCCTGTAATTTGTCCGAACTTGAAATCACGCTGCAAAAGGCCCTTGAAAAACAAGAATTGCTGCGCGAAAATAAAGGGCTGAGACAGGTGGTGAACCGTCAGACTCCGGAACTAAAAATGATCGCTGAAAGTACGGCCATGTTGGCGCTCCTGGAAATGACCCGCAAAGTAGCTCAAACTGATGCCTCCGTCCTCGTTCAGGGAGAAAGCGGCGTAGGCAAAGAATTAATTGCTAAAACCATCCATTTCTGCAGTTCACGATTTAACCGGCCTTTCATTCCGGTAAACTCAGGGGCCATTCCTGAATCCTTAATTGAGAGCGAGCTTTTCGGACATGAAAAAGGAGCCTTTACCGGCGCAGCAGCACAAAAAATTGGTTTAGTAGAAATGGCCGACAAGGGCACCCTCTTTCTGGATGAAATTGGAGAAATGCCTTTATCCATTCAAATCAAATTGTTACGATTTTTAGAGAGCGGTGAATTCCGGCGCGTCGGTGATACCCGGCTGCGGCGGGTAGATGTTCGGATTGTCGCGGCAACCAACCGAGATCTCCGCCTGGAAATCAGTCAAGGAAGGTTTCGCGAAGATTTATTTTACCGTTTAAACGGTTTAACCTTAATTGTTCCACCCTTGCGTGAACGGCGAGACGATATTCTTCCGCTGTCAAGATACTTTCTTGAAAGCCACTGTGCCAAATCACAGGACCCTGCTTACACGTTATTACCTGAAACGGAGGAAAAATTACTCAATTATAGTTTTCCCGGAAATGTTCGCGAGCTCTGTCATCTAATTGAGCGGGGCCGAATTTTAGCTATTGACGGAAAGATAACTTCTAAAGACATCTGGGGAGAATCAGAGCATATTCCGAAACCGTCTCCCGTTATCCATTCGGAAGCAGAGTTTTCGGATTTGTTCAGAAGCAATCATTACCCTACGTTAGAAGAGGTAGAAAAGCACTACATCGCAGCTACTCTTAAAAAGGCAAAGGGCAATAAAACTCAAACAGCCGGTTTATTGGGCATCAGTGTTAGAAATCTGTATCGAAAGTTACAGAGTTATGAGGTTGATCCCTCAAGAGTCGGCTCTATGAACGAGTAA
- a CDS encoding ATP-binding protein, translated as MNNSSIPWWMRIKVHFLLFGVTMSILPLFFLGYLGFTSVRQNLEKDIYAQNFEQVTVLAHELKDTFANLENSLTLTKPTSAYALVGKDKTLRQVILETLLQKDPLIEKIQVSDINYKVIDQISYQEGVSAPSPAAKLENIISPGTFPAISKVLYTHDKRPKIYLTVTIQDPATKRNIGYLQAQIDVNRIINRYDSLQLGEGEYIFFVDQTGNLMGTSDSFLRLHPDKIRDNAAVQSFLDGKAYSQGSEYKSLSGISVVGSYTSVGSPNWAVVIEQPTREANKPINEFALRLIIIAILIMVLVMILSIAFGLQVVHPIENLEAQVQQIISTGNLESHIPIESWDEIGRLVKSFNQLLNSLDEKNENLKNEKELLTTVVDGVGAGMVLLNTERRIIWWNSKFAEWFGDNLADSPCDQVVNVKESENVQLENGRTISVFVHEERRYFRQMYYNLSPDNPENAAYLLLLDDVTQEVEMEARMIETDKMAAVGLLASGVAHEINNPLAIVAAHCEDLLDRMNEEEPQPTTEEFKGGFKIVLEQIVRCKKITDRLLGFARKRSNEGTDLIDIAAASMQAVELIAHKAKQKQLEIKLQLESSLYSLGNENEWQQVVLNLLTNALDASPESGIIEVKGYRDGETINFIVQDYGEGISQANLKKAFDPFFTTKSIGQGTGLGLYVSYGIVLKMQGAMALESTEGQGTCVKITLPFHKAGD; from the coding sequence GTGAATAACAGCTCAATTCCTTGGTGGATGCGCATAAAAGTTCATTTTTTATTATTTGGTGTTACCATGTCCATTCTTCCGCTGTTCTTTCTTGGATATTTAGGTTTTACATCCGTGCGTCAAAATCTGGAAAAGGATATCTATGCTCAAAATTTTGAGCAGGTGACAGTCCTGGCTCATGAGTTAAAAGATACCTTTGCAAATCTTGAGAACAGTTTAACCCTAACCAAACCAACCAGCGCCTACGCCCTGGTTGGTAAAGATAAAACGTTGCGCCAGGTTATTCTGGAAACACTTTTGCAAAAGGATCCCTTAATCGAAAAAATTCAGGTCAGCGATATAAATTATAAAGTGATCGACCAAATTTCTTATCAGGAAGGGGTATCTGCTCCCTCTCCTGCTGCAAAACTTGAAAATATTATTTCGCCGGGAACATTCCCGGCAATCAGTAAGGTACTTTACACCCATGATAAACGGCCGAAAATCTACTTAACGGTGACCATTCAAGACCCCGCGACAAAAAGGAACATTGGTTATCTCCAAGCTCAAATTGACGTCAATAGAATCATCAATCGCTATGATAGTCTCCAATTAGGTGAAGGTGAATACATATTTTTCGTGGATCAAACCGGGAATTTAATGGGTACCAGTGACTCCTTTCTTCGTTTGCATCCGGATAAAATACGTGATAATGCTGCCGTCCAAAGCTTTCTGGACGGTAAAGCTTATTCTCAAGGAAGTGAGTACAAAAGTCTCAGCGGGATATCCGTGGTCGGAAGCTATACCTCAGTGGGTTCGCCAAATTGGGCAGTTGTCATTGAGCAGCCCACACGAGAAGCTAATAAACCAATTAATGAGTTTGCCTTACGGCTTATCATAATCGCCATCTTAATTATGGTCTTAGTTATGATTCTGAGCATCGCGTTTGGCTTACAAGTCGTGCATCCCATTGAAAATCTTGAAGCCCAAGTCCAGCAAATTATTTCAACAGGAAACTTAGAATCTCATATTCCGATCGAGAGTTGGGATGAAATCGGAAGACTGGTCAAATCCTTCAATCAACTGCTGAATTCTTTAGATGAGAAAAACGAAAATCTGAAAAATGAAAAGGAACTTTTAACCACTGTCGTTGACGGAGTCGGTGCAGGAATGGTTCTTTTAAATACCGAACGAAGGATCATTTGGTGGAATTCGAAATTTGCTGAATGGTTTGGGGATAATTTAGCAGATAGCCCCTGCGACCAAGTTGTTAACGTCAAAGAATCTGAAAATGTCCAATTGGAAAACGGCCGTACAATCTCCGTTTTTGTGCACGAAGAACGACGGTATTTTCGCCAAATGTATTACAATTTATCGCCCGATAATCCCGAGAATGCGGCTTATTTACTCTTGCTAGACGACGTGACTCAAGAAGTGGAAATGGAAGCTCGCATGATCGAAACCGATAAAATGGCAGCGGTTGGACTTTTGGCTTCGGGGGTAGCTCATGAGATTAACAACCCCTTGGCAATAGTCGCTGCCCATTGTGAAGATTTACTGGACCGCATGAATGAAGAGGAACCTCAACCAACAACTGAAGAATTTAAAGGCGGCTTTAAAATCGTCCTAGAACAAATTGTCCGCTGCAAAAAAATTACCGACCGTTTACTGGGTTTTGCTCGGAAACGCAGTAATGAAGGAACAGACCTTATCGATATTGCTGCCGCCAGCATGCAGGCAGTGGAACTTATTGCTCATAAAGCGAAACAAAAGCAGCTTGAAATAAAACTTCAATTGGAAAGCAGTCTTTACTCCTTGGGTAATGAAAATGAGTGGCAGCAAGTTGTCCTAAACCTGCTTACCAATGCCTTAGATGCCTCTCCTGAAAGCGGTATTATTGAAGTTAAGGGATACCGGGATGGTGAAACCATAAACTTCATAGTCCAAGATTATGGGGAAGGAATTTCTCAGGCCAATCTAAAAAAAGCTTTTGATCCATTCTTTACCACAAAATCCATCGGCCAAGGAACAGGGTTGGGCTTATATGTCAGTTATGGAATTGTTCTGAAAATGCAGGGCGCGATGGCTCTGGAAAGTACGGAAGGACAAGGAACATGCGTCAAAATAACCTTGCCCTTCCATAAGGCAGGTGATTAA
- a CDS encoding YeiH family protein — MSTNMSTQTKPSGGLGDLFKKEDYWAVWLGLGIVVVALLLWISGNKFMSSIAVNFPGNWTDFSKITAFISANLTNLFLLWLVFTVIFTVAVKTLGHKVGEFILGFTLLFIASIVIYILGASKFSNHYNLESPLWALVIGMIIANLFRLPEWFNTSLRTEFYVKTGIVLLGATLPFTMIVQAGPAAFLQATVIAVSTYLTIYFIGTRVLKLDHRFAATLAAGGSICGVSASIAIGSSVKSEKQHVSVAISLVVVWAIVMVIALPFVIKALGIPDGPGGAWIGTSEFADAAGMAAAAAISEQAIRTFTLMKVVGRDMWIGIWCFIMALISVTKWEKDENGAKPQAGEIWARFPKFVIGFFIASILLTIIVASSAPASAASVTANVIGPIKVLRSWTFIFTFLCIGLTTRFRDLTSVGWKPFAAFTAGVCVNVPLGFIFSTIILGGFWQAVK; from the coding sequence ATGAGCACCAACATGTCTACCCAAACAAAACCGTCAGGCGGGCTGGGGGATCTTTTTAAGAAAGAGGATTACTGGGCTGTCTGGTTAGGACTCGGTATCGTCGTAGTCGCTCTTCTCTTATGGATTTCCGGCAACAAGTTTATGAGTTCCATCGCCGTAAATTTCCCCGGAAACTGGACTGATTTTAGCAAAATTACGGCCTTTATTTCGGCCAATCTCACGAATCTTTTTCTGTTATGGTTAGTATTTACCGTTATTTTTACCGTAGCTGTTAAAACCTTAGGCCATAAAGTCGGGGAATTTATTCTAGGCTTTACCCTTCTCTTCATAGCCAGTATTGTTATTTATATTCTCGGGGCAAGCAAATTCTCTAATCACTATAATCTGGAGTCTCCCCTCTGGGCTCTTGTGATCGGTATGATTATCGCTAATCTGTTTAGACTTCCGGAATGGTTTAATACCTCATTAAGAACAGAATTCTATGTCAAGACAGGTATTGTTCTCTTGGGAGCAACTCTTCCTTTTACCATGATAGTTCAAGCCGGACCGGCCGCCTTTTTGCAAGCAACCGTTATTGCAGTATCAACTTACTTAACCATTTACTTTATAGGCACGAGAGTACTAAAACTTGATCATCGCTTTGCCGCTACACTAGCTGCCGGAGGATCAATCTGCGGCGTTTCGGCTTCGATTGCCATCGGCAGTTCAGTTAAATCTGAAAAGCAGCATGTTTCCGTTGCTATTTCCTTGGTTGTTGTCTGGGCTATTGTTATGGTTATTGCCCTACCTTTCGTCATTAAAGCTTTGGGAATTCCTGATGGTCCCGGCGGAGCCTGGATTGGAACCTCTGAGTTTGCTGATGCCGCCGGTATGGCCGCTGCTGCTGCCATCAGCGAACAAGCAATCAGAACCTTTACGCTGATGAAGGTTGTCGGGCGGGATATGTGGATTGGAATCTGGTGTTTCATTATGGCTTTAATTTCTGTAACAAAGTGGGAAAAAGATGAGAACGGAGCTAAACCCCAAGCCGGTGAAATCTGGGCTCGTTTCCCCAAATTCGTTATTGGTTTCTTCATTGCCTCGATTCTTTTAACAATTATCGTTGCATCTTCCGCTCCCGCTTCTGCCGCCTCTGTTACAGCAAATGTTATCGGCCCGATTAAAGTTTTAAGAAGCTGGACCTTTATTTTTACCTTCCTCTGTATTGGACTGACAACTCGTTTCAGAGATTTAACTTCTGTTGGTTGGAAGCCCTTTGCAGCTTTCACCGCGGGAGTATGTGTCAATGTTCCGTTAGGTTTCATCTTCTCAACCATTATTCTCGGAGGATTTTGGCAGGCAGTTAAGTAG
- a CDS encoding YeiH family protein: MGYAAIKKSTNPSGGWSDLWRQEDYWAMWLGLTIVLSAIIFWGLGNSFMNWIVLKIPEYSDYRTAITYIGSHKSALLALYMFFLVLFSVAMKALTGEVKRFFVGFTFLFFLSLLVSVWGSWDVMKRYNFETPLLALVIGLMISNFLKIPYWLSTALQTQLYVKIGIVLMGASLPVILILQAGSTAFAQATIIAVATFLTIYWTGTKIFSLDKRFAATLAAGGSICGVSAAIAVGGTVKAEKQHVSMAISLIILCSIIMIFILPLAIKALNILPGPAGAWIGTAEFADAPGMAAAAAINEQAIKTFTLMKVVGRDMFIGIWCFIMALTSITRWDKRHGTTNPNALDIWIRFPKFVLGFIIASIIITLFAASSDLMTSKVLNDHIISPIIELRNWAFIFTFLSIGLSSRLKELASVGWKPFAAFTAGVLVNIPLGYLLSVVIMGNYWITVK, translated from the coding sequence TTGGGTTATGCAGCAATCAAAAAATCAACAAACCCATCAGGAGGTTGGTCCGACCTTTGGAGACAGGAAGATTATTGGGCCATGTGGTTGGGACTGACCATTGTATTATCAGCCATCATTTTTTGGGGTCTTGGCAATAGCTTTATGAATTGGATTGTACTTAAAATACCTGAATATAGTGATTATAGGACTGCAATAACTTATATAGGCAGCCATAAAAGTGCTCTTTTGGCACTTTACATGTTTTTTCTTGTTTTATTTTCAGTTGCCATGAAAGCCCTTACCGGAGAAGTTAAACGATTTTTCGTAGGATTCACGTTTCTTTTTTTCCTGAGTCTTCTCGTTTCGGTATGGGGTTCTTGGGATGTTATGAAACGCTATAACTTTGAGACTCCGCTCCTGGCACTAGTTATAGGACTAATGATCAGCAATTTCCTGAAAATCCCTTATTGGTTAAGCACCGCTCTCCAAACGCAATTATATGTAAAAATTGGGATTGTCCTGATGGGGGCTTCCCTACCCGTCATTTTAATTCTCCAAGCCGGTTCAACGGCTTTTGCCCAAGCAACCATTATTGCGGTGGCTACATTTCTAACCATCTACTGGACAGGAACAAAAATCTTCTCCCTCGATAAACGCTTTGCTGCAACACTTGCAGCAGGAGGCTCCATCTGCGGAGTTTCAGCCGCCATCGCCGTGGGAGGGACTGTGAAGGCAGAAAAGCAGCATGTATCCATGGCAATTTCCTTAATAATTCTCTGTTCTATCATCATGATTTTCATTCTTCCCCTTGCTATTAAAGCCTTAAATATTTTACCCGGTCCGGCAGGCGCTTGGATTGGCACAGCAGAATTTGCAGATGCTCCCGGAATGGCCGCGGCTGCTGCTATTAATGAACAAGCGATTAAAACCTTTACTCTTATGAAGGTTGTAGGCCGTGACATGTTTATTGGTATCTGGTGTTTTATTATGGCCCTTACTTCAATCACAAGATGGGATAAACGGCATGGCACTACCAATCCCAATGCTCTTGATATTTGGATTCGCTTTCCTAAATTTGTATTAGGCTTTATTATTGCTTCTATTATTATTACCTTATTTGCTGCTTCTTCTGATTTAATGACTTCCAAAGTTCTCAATGATCACATTATTAGTCCTATTATCGAATTAAGAAATTGGGCATTTATTTTTACCTTTCTCTCCATCGGTTTATCCAGCCGCTTAAAAGAACTTGCTTCCGTGGGTTGGAAACCCTTTGCGGCATTTACTGCCGGCGTGTTAGTAAATATTCCTCTTGGATATTTGTTGTCGGTTGTAATCATGGGGAACTATTGGATAACGGTTAAGTAA
- a CDS encoding hydrolase: MEKYYLNGEDTVLMVIDIQERLVPSMKYGEKVIKNTNTLISIAQKLGIPIIVTEQYPKGLGKTVPEVSNNLVRSLTFEKITFSGCTSEVASALQVLGRKKIIITGMETHVCVFQTVRDLLAQGYHVIAATDAISSRTKENFRNGLALMSAMGAVVSNTETIFFDLMKQAGTPLFKELSALIK, translated from the coding sequence GTGGAAAAGTATTATTTAAATGGGGAAGATACTGTTCTCATGGTTATCGACATTCAAGAACGATTAGTCCCATCCATGAAATATGGAGAAAAAGTTATTAAAAACACCAATACCTTAATTTCCATCGCTCAAAAATTAGGAATTCCGATTATTGTAACAGAACAATATCCCAAGGGTTTGGGGAAGACCGTGCCGGAAGTAAGCAACAATCTTGTCCGATCCTTAACGTTCGAAAAGATTACGTTTTCAGGATGTACCAGCGAAGTGGCTTCGGCTCTCCAAGTATTGGGGAGAAAAAAGATCATCATAACCGGGATGGAAACTCATGTTTGTGTATTCCAAACGGTCAGAGATTTATTGGCTCAAGGTTACCATGTTATTGCAGCGACTGATGCGATATCTTCAAGAACCAAAGAAAATTTTCGCAACGGGTTAGCCCTTATGTCAGCCATGGGAGCAGTTGTTTCGAATACTGAGACTATATTTTTTGATTTAATGAAACAAGCGGGGACACCTCTTTTTAAGGAACTTTCTGCACTCATAAAATAG
- a CDS encoding SOS response-associated peptidase, with translation MCGRFSLIQVKDLEKRFEFEQIEFEFEPRYNIAPSQQVPGVLRQNGRNRLCMFRWGLIPNWAKDERIGNKMINARGETLKEKQSFRKSLEQRRCLVLADGFYEWKREGRVKKPYRITLHDGRPFAFAGLWDSWLTPAGQRVNSCTIVTTSSNTLMETIHQRMPVILPQKNEALWLNVDVVSGGEAQSLLTPYPAEQMDAYEVLPLVNSPSYEGPECVIGASSLF, from the coding sequence ATGTGCGGACGATTCTCCTTGATCCAAGTCAAGGACCTTGAAAAGCGTTTTGAGTTTGAACAGATAGAATTTGAGTTTGAGCCGCGATATAATATTGCCCCGTCCCAACAAGTTCCCGGTGTGCTCCGTCAGAATGGCCGCAATCGTCTATGTATGTTTCGTTGGGGTTTAATACCCAATTGGGCCAAAGATGAACGTATAGGGAACAAAATGATTAATGCCCGTGGGGAAACGTTAAAGGAAAAGCAGAGCTTTCGTAAGTCCCTGGAACAAAGACGCTGTCTGGTTCTGGCGGATGGCTTTTATGAGTGGAAAAGGGAAGGGCGGGTTAAGAAACCTTACCGCATTACACTTCACGACGGCAGGCCTTTTGCCTTTGCCGGTTTATGGGATTCCTGGCTGACACCGGCGGGACAAAGGGTAAATTCCTGTACGATTGTTACTACATCTTCGAACACGCTGATGGAGACAATCCATCAGCGAATGCCTGTTATCCTGCCTCAGAAAAATGAGGCTCTTTGGTTAAATGTCGATGTTGTCTCCGGTGGTGAGGCTCAGAGCCTTTTGACACCCTATCCGGCGGAGCAGATGGATGCCTATGAAGTATTGCCCCTGGTAAACTCGCCAAGCTATGAAGGTCCCGAGTGCGTTATAGGTGCAAGCAGTTTATTTTGA
- a CDS encoding NADH peroxidase — translation MKKFICTVCGYVHEGDNPPEVCPICKATKDKFKEMTDELNFADEHRIGVAATGCDDELLEGLRANFMGECTEVGMYLAMSRQADREGYPEVAEAYKRIAWEEAEHASKFAELLGEVVVADTKANLSARVEAEYGACEGKKKLATIAKQNNLDAIHDTVHEMCKDEARHGKAFKGLLDRYFSK, via the coding sequence ATGAAAAAGTTTATTTGCACTGTTTGTGGATATGTTCATGAAGGTGATAATCCACCGGAAGTTTGCCCAATTTGTAAAGCCACCAAAGATAAATTTAAAGAAATGACCGATGAATTAAACTTTGCAGATGAACACAGGATTGGTGTTGCAGCAACAGGATGTGATGATGAATTACTGGAAGGATTAAGAGCAAATTTCATGGGTGAATGCACAGAGGTGGGTATGTATCTTGCGATGTCACGCCAAGCAGACCGTGAAGGTTACCCCGAGGTTGCTGAAGCATATAAGAGAATTGCCTGGGAAGAAGCAGAGCATGCATCAAAGTTTGCTGAACTCTTAGGTGAAGTTGTGGTCGCTGATACTAAAGCTAATTTATCAGCTCGAGTTGAGGCCGAATATGGTGCTTGTGAAGGCAAAAAGAAACTTGCCACCATAGCTAAGCAAAATAATCTGGATGCTATCCACGATACGGTTCATGAAATGTGTAAAGACGAAGCCCGGCACGGCAAAGCTTTCAAAGGCTTACTTGATAGATACTTTAGCAAATAA
- a CDS encoding DUF1540 domain-containing protein → MQNINCSVANCSHNKTGVCYANRVDIGGATASTEKGTVCGSFLNKYEYSSLTNNTNSSGPCDALTCNAVSCNHNENNLCNLDSIQVAGDEAHIYSETQCSSFDNK, encoded by the coding sequence GTGCAAAATATCAATTGTAGTGTGGCAAATTGTTCACATAATAAAACCGGTGTTTGTTATGCAAATAGAGTTGATATCGGAGGTGCCACTGCTTCTACTGAGAAAGGAACGGTATGCGGTTCGTTCTTAAATAAATATGAATACAGCAGCTTAACTAATAATACGAATTCCTCAGGACCCTGTGATGCTCTTACCTGCAATGCAGTGAGCTGTAATCATAATGAAAACAACCTTTGTAATTTGGATTCTATCCAAGTGGCAGGTGATGAGGCTCATATCTATTCTGAAACACAATGTTCTAGTTTTGATAATAAGTGA
- a CDS encoding DUF1992 domain-containing protein — translation MSSIFDKIAEDRIQEAFRNGEFDNLPSQGKPISLDYWASLPVEIRAGLMVLKNAGFVPEEVQLLKDIEELRERLVCCESQEEKLAIHREIEEKRLKYNLITEYKKRKK, via the coding sequence ATGTCCAGCATTTTCGATAAAATAGCGGAAGATAGGATTCAAGAGGCCTTCAGAAACGGTGAATTTGATAACCTCCCCTCCCAGGGCAAACCTATCAGTCTCGATTATTGGGCAAGCCTTCCCGTGGAAATCCGTGCCGGACTTATGGTTTTGAAAAATGCCGGATTTGTTCCTGAAGAAGTCCAGCTATTAAAGGATATTGAAGAATTGCGCGAGCGGCTTGTTTGCTGTGAAAGCCAAGAAGAAAAGCTGGCGATTCACAGAGAGATTGAAGAGAAACGGTTAAAATATAACTTGATAACAGAATATAAAAAGCGAAAAAAATAA
- a CDS encoding NADH:flavin oxidoreductase has translation MTYLKQPLENTKLPLKNRLVMPPMATAKSEADGNINQGILDYYDEKTKGGYLSLVIIEHSYVMREGKASEKQVSVAEDSVVDSLKRLSDLIHKNGCKTVMQINHAGSAAVKEVTGMDPVGPSAVSNPSKENAVVPASLDENGIKSIVSAFRDAAVRVKKAGFDGVEIHSAHGYLLNQFLSPLTNKRTDDYGGDITGRIKIHLEIISAIREAAGDFPILLRMGATDYREGGLTVEDSQKAAAAFEQAGVDMLDISGGMCRFALPGVQEPGYFAPYSAAVKEAVSIPVLVTGGITKASEAEAVLRDKKADLIGVGRAIYKDSAWAKNAMESLE, from the coding sequence ATGACTTATTTAAAACAACCCTTAGAAAACACTAAACTGCCCTTGAAAAATAGATTGGTAATGCCGCCAATGGCTACTGCAAAATCCGAAGCAGACGGGAATATCAATCAGGGTATCTTGGACTATTATGATGAAAAGACAAAGGGTGGTTATCTTTCTCTGGTAATCATTGAACATAGTTATGTTATGCGTGAAGGTAAGGCAAGTGAAAAACAAGTTTCTGTTGCCGAGGATTCCGTAGTGGACAGCCTGAAAAGGCTTTCTGACCTTATCCATAAAAATGGATGCAAAACCGTAATGCAAATAAACCATGCCGGAAGTGCTGCTGTTAAAGAAGTCACCGGTATGGACCCCGTTGGCCCTTCGGCGGTGAGTAATCCTTCCAAAGAAAATGCTGTGGTACCTGCATCTCTGGATGAAAACGGGATTAAGTCAATTGTAAGTGCTTTCAGGGACGCTGCTGTTCGGGTGAAGAAGGCAGGTTTTGACGGCGTGGAGATCCATTCTGCCCATGGCTATCTCCTCAATCAATTCCTTTCGCCGCTGACCAACAAAAGAACCGATGACTATGGCGGGGATATAACAGGCAGAATCAAAATCCACTTGGAAATCATTAGCGCAATCCGCGAAGCGGCAGGCGACTTTCCCATTCTTTTGCGCATGGGAGCTACGGATTACAGAGAAGGAGGACTGACTGTTGAAGACAGCCAAAAAGCTGCGGCTGCCTTTGAACAGGCCGGGGTAGATATGTTGGATATCTCGGGGGGGATGTGCAGATTTGCGCTTCCGGGGGTTCAAGAACCGGGATATTTTGCCCCTTATTCTGCTGCGGTCAAAGAAGCAGTATCCATTCCTGTTCTTGTTACTGGGGGAATTACAAAGGCGAGTGAAGCGGAAGCTGTCCTTAGGGACAAAAAGGCTGATTTAATTGGGGTTGGCAGGGCCATCTACAAAGATTCTGCTTGGGCCAAAAACGCTATGGAAAGTCTTGAGTAA
- the asrA gene encoding anaerobic sulfite reductase subunit AsrA, whose amino-acid sequence MGFRYTAAAFNQLLESLRKNHRVYAPTLLKGKGKFSDTDLVGYAEVSNIEDVVFNQKSYYSPKETFYPMTQRLFYFNENEFTESVVDEKGIIVLLRACDIQAVERLDKIMLENGPSPDYYYERLRNKLKLIVMDCQEGFDSCFCVSMGANKTENYNASLRLENGFYLSDVKEDIEGLFASHGENVEVSPQFVERNKLVIQVPENLDLEKTAANPIWEEYGSRCIACGRCTVVCPSCSCYTMQDIFYEDNPKCGERRRVWASCHIDGFTDMAGGHSFRRNNGERMRFKVMHKIKDFKQRFGVPMCVGCGRCDNACPEYISLANCIHRLGKEEAESRG is encoded by the coding sequence TTGGGCTTTAGGTATACTGCCGCGGCGTTTAATCAACTTCTCGAGAGTCTTAGGAAAAACCACCGAGTATATGCCCCGACTTTGTTAAAGGGCAAAGGGAAGTTTTCCGATACTGATTTGGTTGGGTATGCTGAAGTTTCAAACATTGAAGATGTTGTATTTAACCAAAAATCCTATTATTCCCCTAAGGAAACCTTCTATCCGATGACTCAGAGACTCTTCTATTTTAATGAAAACGAGTTTACGGAATCTGTGGTTGATGAAAAAGGTATTATTGTTCTCCTGCGTGCTTGTGATATCCAGGCGGTAGAGCGTTTGGACAAAATTATGTTAGAAAACGGCCCGTCTCCGGATTATTATTACGAGAGGCTGAGGAATAAACTTAAGCTGATTGTCATGGACTGTCAGGAAGGCTTTGACAGTTGTTTTTGTGTCAGTATGGGGGCGAATAAGACTGAGAATTATAACGCCTCCCTGCGGCTGGAAAACGGCTTTTATCTAAGTGATGTCAAGGAGGACATTGAGGGACTGTTCGCCTCCCACGGCGAGAACGTTGAGGTATCTCCCCAGTTTGTTGAACGTAATAAGCTGGTGATTCAGGTCCCGGAAAATTTAGACCTGGAAAAGACAGCAGCAAATCCTATCTGGGAAGAATATGGTTCACGCTGTATTGCCTGCGGACGATGTACGGTGGTTTGCCCGAGCTGCAGCTGTTATACAATGCAGGACATTTTCTATGAAGATAATCCAAAATGTGGAGAGCGGCGCCGGGTTTGGGCCAGCTGCCATATTGACGGCTTCACAGATATGGCGGGGGGGCACAGTTTTCGCCGTAATAACGGAGAACGGATGCGCTTTAAGGTTATGCACAAAATAAAAGATTTCAAACAGAGATTTGGAGTTCCTATGTGTGTCGGCTGCGGTCGTTGTGACAATGCTTGTCCGGAATATATCTCCTTAGCTAACTGCATCCACCGCTTGGGCAAAGAGGAGGCAGAAAGCCGTGGTTAA